GCCACTATCATAAAAGGTGAAAAGGAATGGTCGACTGGGCTAAAGAGTCTGTACTTTATGCTCATACATGCCAATAAAGATAAAAGTGAGGATTGGTAGCAGTACTGGTGTATATCTGTATACAACAGCTCCTGGGCAGACATGGCAGTCAATCTTAACATCAAATCAGTTTTTCTTAGTTTGTAAGAGAAGTTAACGTTAGCATTATCACTCAGAAAAATCAAATAATCTTATCAAGTATGTTACCTGACTGAAAGCTGCTGAACAACATTCAGACAACATTGTGTTTAATATGagcagtaaataaaacaattcatcCACAAATTCCACACTTCATTATAAGCATATGGAACAGTTTGTCCCAGGTTATTGATTAAACACACAGTAACGAGTTACATCATCTTTCTTAAGAATCTATTCATGCACTGCCTGTTCGCTTACAAATTATGTTTCTGATTTATGATCAAAAACATTATCTAAGATTAAAACTTCTTAGATCTTTAAACTCCAAacaagtaaattaaataaactgaactgCTTTCATATAGTGTTTTTGatcaaagggctttacaatGAGCCTCTTATTCATACAGTCTACATTCTTCACActccacctgcagctgctcAAATATAAGTTTTGTACCTGCACTGCAAGTCAAATAACAGCCCTGTTATTTCTGTCATGTTATTGGAATCCAGAAGAACCAGTCACACTGAAATTCATAGAAAGTCATTGTTGCACTTACATTCGTGGATCAGAAGCCTCAAAGCCAGCCCTGTTGAGGTAGTAACCTGTAACTGCATCAGGAATCTGAAAAACAAGAATaataagaaggaaaaaaagtgGAGTTTAGCTTGTGGTCAAGATTCACGTAGCCCACTTTGCTGCGACTGATACTTATTTGTGAAGAACATTattactgtatgtctgtcatTCAGTGATGATTAGACAAATGAAGTGTAGCTAGAACAGCCTCTGGCCACTGAAGAAACGAATGCGTTTGGTTGTgcatgtgcttttgtgtgtgcgtgtgtatatccatctgcagctgaacactgACATCCATTGAAAGTTTGGTCTCAATTTAAACCGgcgcatctgcagattaattgcaTACCTGATATGTTATGATTATGAAAAGTAATGCACAATACAAGATAAATGAATCCCCATTTTAGGTATCTTTTCCTCCATATTGAGAGTAAAGGAGCGGGgaacggcttccaaatacaacatcagggtgagttcaataccagggctgcccccattgtgcccctgagcaaggtacttaaccccgagttgctgcagggagactgtccctgtcgttagttcactgtaagtcgctctggataagagcgtctactaaattacctgtaatgtaatggagggacaattgagtgagattTAACTCTTCTTCATTTAGCAGGGTAGAGGGAGAAGTAACTGGTGGAGATCTGCACTCTTCTTAGTGCGCTTTACTTGTTATACTGACACAAATGATTATTGCTTTTTGGAAATATATGGTTTACATGATTTTTGCATCAATGTGATCGAATGTATTGactagataatatatatattataatataaataattgtttcaCCTGAATCTTAAAAAGATTGGGCGACGGTGATCAGTTAATGTAGCTGGTAGCTGACAACCCTTGTATCAAAATTAGCCAGAATCCAGCTGTCAATAACTCGAAAATATGCAGTGTTTTGAAACGCTGGCCTTTCAAACACCTTATCATTGCTCTCCGTGAATGCAGCTGACTGACAATGACAAAACTTGACTTACTGTGGGAGTATACTCTTCCAGCTGCATGAGGAAGTCTGCCAGGGGCATGGTGGGGAGAGCAGGCTTTACATCTCCGTTGGTGATGCCTCCAGGAACGTAGACGCCGTTGGAGACCGATGAGTCCGCTGACGGTGTCACCATGGCCGCTGAGGACGAAGCTGTAATAGACGTGTTTGGgatagttttatttttgaattaaaGGAACACAATTGTATATATACCTCGTGCATTTCACAAATACTGAGATGTTACAGTCTTTACTTCTAGGACAAGGTGTTTAGCAGTATTGCCTAAAGAAAGGTTGCGCAAAGTCCAAACTGTGAAAACAAGTGCTGCAAAAAAATCCAACTCCACACAACACGAGTCATGAAGCATGCATGACGTCTTTGCATATAAATTGTAAAAGGCAAATAAATCATCAATcttcagtaaaaaataaataaaccagctATCCTACCTTGAACTAACTTAAGTGTGGAGTACAACAACATGAACAATACTATTAGGCTAGTAAAAGTCACATAACGTTACCATTACTCGTGACCGAAGGGATGCTGCTGAGGTTGGTTGTTGCATTATCATTTGCAATACAATTACTTGAAGTTGAAGAAGTCGTGGATGACACTCCAGTTGTGACAGACTGATTAACGTTGTCAATATTCATGTTGCTGTTACCGTTAGCTAACGCGCTAACCTTGGCTAGCTAACGCAgataaaatgtccaaatatgCTCAAAAGCGCGACCCCGTGCTATATAGCTCTAAGACAAGTCTTCTAAAGAGTACTTTGTGGTGAAATAAAGCTACTTATGTAACTCAGAGAATACAAAAATCACTAAACCAGGTGCTCGCTAGCATAAGAAATGTTTGTggctacagagcagcagaaagCTGAGCTCATGCTGGCTGCAGAGCTAATCGCGTCATGTGACCCGGATCTGACGAAAGTAGCCGAAGATTCCCGAAAGCTCTctaaaattacatttgatatCGCTTGGTGAATATCATAGACTGTTTATGGTGAATGTTCAAAGTCTCGTTTGTTTGATTGTGGACTTCCTTGAATTATTTGTGTCAGCAGCTAACTAggcaatattttttttaacttgtgttttgtttgaagaTATTTGTATGGCTTAAGCATGATAGGATAGGATAGGCTAAAATAAGATATAAGATATcaatatgaatatgtatgtgCAAGTGCACCACAGTTCAAAGTAAGAACAAACAATGTAGGTCAAAGATCTTTAGAAGTTTTTATGTGGGGACAAGCCTTGGTTGTGGAGTCTGATGGCTTCAGTCACAAAGGACTGACCAATGCGTTTTGTGGTGTGGGATGAGTCTGTggtataatacaattattattataataacaatgataacaataataataataataataataataataataataataataataataataataataataatgctataaactatatacaataaaacaaataaagaagtaAATGGGAGACCTAATACATATGACGATAAGACATTATTAAATACAAGATACAAAATACGTAACATACTCTGAAGATGTAGCTCAATGTTGCCTTCAGGTGCTGTCGGAAATATTAGTTGCAATACCCATAGGGCGAAGTGTTGAGCGGTGATCTATGACGATCCATTGGTTTAGCCTGCAGATCAGTTTTTGGACAGTGAAGACCGATTGTTTAGAGACGTGGAGCACGTAACACCGCCACGCTTTAATGGACGACTGTCATATGACGTGTCTCCACCTAAATAAAGGTGAAGCGTATTTTAAACAACAACTCCAGCTGCCTTCATTTTAATCTTTAACATCGCAACAATGTCACGATTCTCAAACAAGGAAATGACAGTTTACGAGGAGCAGTGAATGCAGCAGAAGGGGCTCAAGCACACAGTAGGGACCGTTGCCTTACTTTGTGGCTGCTTCGTGGTCGTGCTGTTTTGTCAGAAGAAGTGACACACTGCTGTTGTAGTCAAACGCTGACTGCACTCCGATGTTTTTGTAGTCGTGTATTTTGACAAAATTGGACCAACGTGGAAACAGACAGAAGGTGTTGACAGCTGTATGGGACAGAACAGGTACCGAGCCAAACAGCAATATCATAAACTGAGAAAGAAACACTGTTTTAATGAGCTAGCTACCTACTTGCATATATGTAAGTGTCAGATGTGTTTAAATTGTTACTTTCGTCAACCTTCAAGTGATGGctgatctatatctatatctattcaGTTGTGTTAAAGTTCTCAGGGTGCCAGAATGACATCCCCTGTCCGTGTCATCGTGGTGGGAGCTGGAAGTCGAGGGGAGATTTACTCCAGTTTTGCCTCCATTCACCCTGAACGACTTAAGGTCAGGAGATGTCGCCCTGCAGCCTGATCTGGTCATTTTTGTGGCTCGTGTCCTTAATTGATTGGATtgataaaaacatattgtgGAACCATAAAATCTCTGTGAGCCACATAATTCAGGATGATATCATTAACTATATATTAATGAAAGAAACATGTAAAGTATAATAGAAAAATGTATGTCACGGTATAAGTAGATCCTAAAAGATATGTTTCCTGTAATTAAAGGCTCTCATATTCTTCCCTACTGTATTGCTGCTTTACTTAAAAaagatttgaatattttcttttcacctcTGCCCAAGTATTACGTTGTAATGTCTAACTTGTTATATCCAGGTCATTAACTCAACTTCACCATTTCAGGTTGTTGGAGTAGCTGATCCGAGGAAATTTGCTCGCACTAAACTTCAACGGCAACACAAAATTGcagatgaaaacatatttgaagGTGAgcatcaaatatatatatatataaaatgatctGCCTCATGCTAAATTAttgaatgcttttttttatttcagactgGCACAGTATAGTGGAAAGAGAAAAGTTTGCAGATGCGGTGTTAATTTGTACTCCAGACCGCCTTCATAaggtaaaagtacaatatcaattctgtatatgtgtgtaacGCTCAACTGTGCACACATCTTGTTATTGATCTGAATTATGTGGAAACCTCATCATCTTACTAGTCTTTCTATTAAATTAGTTTGTGTTTCACAGGAACCCATGGTGGCCTTTGCAAAGAAGGGCTACCATGTTCTGCTGGAGAAACCAATGGCAGTGAgtgtttgtaaataaatgtaaagcataACTTTAACCTTGTGTGTTGGTGTAATGATCCTACGGATTGATTTTTACAGTGAGTTTTTTCATGTTAGTTTTAATCAtgtatattaatttaaaatggcCCTTTTAGAAAAACATGCTTCCATAATGCATACTGTATTTGTTCATAACATGTCAGAACACAATTCTTTCAAGCACGTAGCCAACTTTGGAAAATATACTATTCCTTTTCTTAGACAACTGCAGAAGACTGCACAGCGATTGTGGAGGCTTGCAGTCAGAGTGGCGTGATGCTATCGGTGGGTCACGTTCTCCGGTATGATCCCGTCATCCACAAGATAAAGGTGAACATTTCCTGTCACACTTTCGgtttatgaaaacattttatagtTTTCTCCACCGGGCATGGGTCACAGTTTTGGGTTCAAAGACGTCTATTTGGTTatcttaaaaagaaaacctgtaATAGAGTTTTAATAAGATTTTTTAGTAAGGAGAGCGAAGCATGCTTTGACTTTTTCaattacaaaacacagaaactttGGTGGTGATAGAAATCACAATATCCAAATTAGGATTTTATcttatttgcttttgtttttaggaGCTAATAGATGCTGGAGTCATAGGGGATGTGATGCACATTCAGCACCTTGAGCCGGTAAGAATgcaaatagaatagaaataaagacaataatacTGCAAATCCTCAAGCTTCCTCATTAAACCCATTCATTAAACAGTAACAGTATTCCTGCTTTTAAAACATGGTTTAAAAAACTGTTACAAATGAGTCTTGTCAACCTCTTGTTCCAGGTCGGGTTTTATCACTTTGCTCACTCATTTGTCCGGGGGAACTGGAGGAATGAAGCAGAGAGCTCTTTTGCTCTTTTGGCTAAATCGTGCCATGACATTGACCTAATACATCACTGGGCAGGAGCACGCAGGTAAATCAAACAGCTATCAATGATCAACTCCAAGCTCATCTGATGTTCAGAAGTAAGGTGCAGTAACACTTTTGTTGAACCACagtctctgtgttttcagagGGACGAGGTTGTTTTCTTTGAGTTCAACGTGAATCATTAACCTTGCTGTTTGTACCTTGCAGTTGTGTGAAAGTGTCATCATTTGGATCTGTCAGCCActttggaaaagaaaacaaggtcTGTGGTCTCTTCACAGTATGTGGCCTAATACAAAGAAATCATCACAATCACTAAGGAAACCAGTAGCCACTGCAgattttcctttcctttttattgtagatctataaatgtatataaatttACTAAAACCACTTCAATTATTTTCAATGTTGCTGAGCTGTGGTTTTGTGTAATTAAGATGTATTACATCCATGACAGTTCTCTGCATTAttgcaaacagaaatgtttatacaatgcatgaatataaaatgtgacCTTGCTTGTTTTTTGTTAGCCATCGGGTGCTGGAAATCGCTGCCTGGATTGTTCAATAGAAGGAGACTGTCCATACTCGGCACGAAAAATCTACCTGGATAGAGTGAAACAGGTTTCAACCAAATTATTTTCACTAGTTATGTATCATACTTTACCATCTGTGCACATAATACTTTACTTGCTAAACAAGATTtcatatgtactgtgtgtgtgtgtgtgtgtgtgtgtgtgtgtgtgtgtgtgtgtgtgtgtgtgtgtgtgtgtgtgtgtgtgtgtgtgtgtgttagggtcaCACTGGATGGCCTGTATCAGTCATATGTCCGAGCTCGTTCCCAGACATGGAGTCAGTAACTGAGGCCCTGAGGACTGGGCCGTATGGCCGCTGTGTCTACGAGTGTGACAATAATGTCTGCAGTAACCAGGTGAGAAAACACTCAAGACTCACTCTTAATCTGCATggcatcaaatcaaatatatttatatagcccaatatcacaaatctgtctcagtgtgctttacagactgtacaggttacgacaccctctgtccttagaccctcgcatcgcacaaggaaaaactttctaaaagaaaccccaaaattaaagggggaaaaatggaagaaacctcagggagagcaactgaggagggatccctctcccaggacggacagacgtgcaattgatgtcatgtgtacaggataaacaacatagtacaaatacaacatttgacagaaattatgttgtgatcaaaaaagataAAGTTTGGATTTatgcaaacctgagccagccctgactataagctttatcaaaaaggaaagtctttagcctgctcttaaatgtggagagggtgtctgcctcccgaacacaaactggaagctggttccactggagaggagcttgatagctgaaggctctggctcccattgtactcttagagactctaggaaccacaagtaaccctgcagtctgggagcgcaatgctctagttggtgaGTGAACCTGTTAATGGTACTAtaagatctttaagatatgctggagcctgaccattaattgctttgtaagtcaggagaaggattttgaattctattctgtattttatcgggagccagtgcagagcagctaatacaggagtaatatgatcccgtttcctagttcttgtcaagacacgtgccgctgcatttataataatacaccACATACTTTATTATCCCTCTCTAACCCATTAAGCTTTATTGCTGCTTAAATAAAACGTTGTGGTATCAACAGGGTTCGTACAAAGTCTTAAAAGTTTGgaaaaataattcattttttataCTTGATTTTGAATATACTCCTTGAAAAACTGCTTGATTatgtgaaatgaaacaatcctCTCGTCATATTTCTTTGTTGTGTCCTGGCGTCTCACACCAGACATGTAGCTAAGCATTAAATAATCATcatcaaaacaaagttaatatGAAAAGCCGGTAAAATAATCCAAGTGACAATATGCATTAGTTGCTGTGGGTATTAAGGAATTCTGTAAACTTTATCTTTTGCAATTGCATTTATAGTAACAATTTAGACAAGATGATAACGGCTCAGAGAGTCTAGgtaccttgaaagtgcttgaattttacTCTTAAAACGCTGTATGAACACTGTATCAAACACAACCTTAAAATAAACTATAGTATCAGATCATTTCAGATAATCTTTTCAGACTGCTGCTTATTCCCTAGTGTCTCATCTTGTTTATCTGTTCTGTCTGCCCAGGTTGTAAACATGGAGTTTGAAGGGGGTCTGACCGCAGCCTTTTCCATGGTGGCGTTCACTGAGGAGATTTGCAAGCGCAAAACAACCATCTATGGCAGCAGGGTAGGGCTGGAAGGAATGTGCATTGAAGAAAAGGAGATGCTACAAAAAAAGGAAGCCAGCGGGAAAAAGATAGATCAGCTACTGGCTCACAGAAGTCAAGGTCATTCTACCTAACAAAAAGTATTTATACTTTGTTAAAAGAAGAGGGTgatcatgaaaaataaatcaaatatcactGATACGCCACATACTAGATGGCCAAAAGTACACGGACACCCAAACGTTATACTCATATGGTTGTTGAAGATTTACAAAATCCCTGCTTTAACAAACAAGCCTCAACTCGTCAGGGAAGGCTTTCCACAATATTAGGAAATCTAATAAACGCAATTCTAATCCAAACATGTGTGCAGGCCAGACAATTTCTTCCACACCAAATTAGAAAAAACGTTGTATTTTGATAGTGCCCCCTCCAAACTGTTAGAAGCACATTATTGTCTAAAATATGATGTGCGCCGCAGCATTAAGTGCTCTCTTTAATAGAACTAAGGATCCTTGCCCAAACCATGAAACACAGCCCTAGACCTCAAGCTCACATAGTATGTGGGGTGTCCTACTTTTGGCCATACACTGTACCTTGTCTCGTGTACAAATGTAAGTTACTGTATATGGTATCATGGTATGACCAAACAGAAGtcgtatatacagtatgtgatatgtTGCTGAGCTCTTACTCTGCTTCTAGGATGGATGCATCAGTTAAATactatctacagtatataatgaACTGTCTTCACAGGGGGAGCTGTCATGTGACGGCCATGAGGTACGCGTGTTTGACTTTCTGACCCAAAGATCCACAAAGCACACGGCAAAAAGTGGCGCCCCCAGGGACTTCGTGTCCATGAGTGGACATGGCGAAGCAGACTACCACCTTATGGATGcctttgtttctgctgtggCAGTGAGTGCTTATTTCAGTATATGAACAGTGTTGATTTGAATCTTTGAACCTTAAAGATTGCAGTTCTTTGGCCAGATTAAGAATGTTGCTGTATTtccattgttgctgttgaggaGGCACTAACACTGAATGCATGTATTGGACTTGGAAACAGTGACTGTGGTGGTtgattagctgtgtgtgtgtttttttttctgtgagtGCAGAACAATGATCCATCCCTGATCCGCTCGGGTCCTGAGGAGACGCTGCTGAGCCATTTGCTGGTGTTTGAAGCTGAGCGTTCACGTCTGGAGAGCAGGGTGGTGTACTGTGGTGACATTGGCCAGAGATAGACGACTGAAAAACACTTTGACATGAAACTGATCTCATCTTAAAAATCAAACTCTATAATGAAGCTCAGCGACTCTTTATACTCGCCGTGTCTCTTGCTTATACTCAGCTCAGCAGACAATGGGCGTTCACTCTTTAAGTTAAACAAATCAACTGAACTAATGGCCAAATCGTGTACGAGTGTAATGGCTGATTTTAatactgtttgtgtgagtgaatgagtgaaccTGTTAAGTCTTTTAATTATCAGTACTATGCCAAAAAACTTGGTTGTTTGTTTCTCATCATGTCACATTGTTAGATTTTTTTGATTACGTAGTGTTCATGTATTCTTATACTTTCTAGAAACAACTTGGAAGTCTGTGCAATAGAAATTGTCTTTGAATCATCGTTTCCTCTAAATGTCATCATCCACACAATATGACCTTTCCCGCCTGTGTCAGTGTGCACAATATATATCGGGATATTAATGAATGCTGACCTATTTGTCGCCAGTTTATCTTTCATTCTGAACAGCTTGTTGAAATGCTCTGGGCTTAAATGTAAAAACTACCTCTgagaaaaggaca
This window of the Cottoperca gobio chromosome 7, fCotGob3.1, whole genome shotgun sequence genome carries:
- the LOC115010486 gene encoding uncharacterized protein LOC115010486 isoform X3; the protein is MGQNSSQGARMTSPVRVIVVGAGSRGEIYSSFASIHPERLKVVGVADPRKFARTKLQRQHKIADENIFEDWHSIVEREKFADAVLICTPDRLHKEPMVAFAKKGYHVLLEKPMATTAEDCTAIVEACSQSGVMLSVGHVLRYDPVIHKIKELIDAGVIGDVMHIQHLEPVGFYHFAHSFVRGNWRNEAESSFALLAKSCHDIDLIHHWAGARSCVKVSSFGSVSHFGKENKPSGAGNRCLDCSIEGDCPYSARKIYLDRVKQGHTGWPVSVICPSSFPDMESVTEALRTGPYGRCVYECDNNVCSNQVVNMEFEGGLTAAFSMVAFTEEICKRKTTIYGSRVGLEGMCIEEKEMLQKKEASGKKIDQLLAHRSQGGAVM
- the LOC115010486 gene encoding uncharacterized protein LOC115010486 isoform X1; translated protein: MGQNSSQGARMTSPVRVIVVGAGSRGEIYSSFASIHPERLKVVGVADPRKFARTKLQRQHKIADENIFEDWHSIVEREKFADAVLICTPDRLHKEPMVAFAKKGYHVLLEKPMATTAEDCTAIVEACSQSGVMLSVGHVLRYDPVIHKIKELIDAGVIGDVMHIQHLEPVGFYHFAHSFVRGNWRNEAESSFALLAKSCHDIDLIHHWAGARSCVKVSSFGSVSHFGKENKPSGAGNRCLDCSIEGDCPYSARKIYLDRVKQGHTGWPVSVICPSSFPDMESVTEALRTGPYGRCVYECDNNVCSNQVVNMEFEGGLTAAFSMVAFTEEICKRKTTIYGSRGELSCDGHEVRVFDFLTQRSTKHTAKSGAPRDFVSMSGHGEADYHLMDAFVSAVANNDPSLIRSGPEETLLSHLLVFEAERSRLESRVVYCGDIGQR
- the LOC115010486 gene encoding uncharacterized protein LOC115010486 isoform X2 yields the protein MTSPVRVIVVGAGSRGEIYSSFASIHPERLKVVGVADPRKFARTKLQRQHKIADENIFEDWHSIVEREKFADAVLICTPDRLHKEPMVAFAKKGYHVLLEKPMATTAEDCTAIVEACSQSGVMLSVGHVLRYDPVIHKIKELIDAGVIGDVMHIQHLEPVGFYHFAHSFVRGNWRNEAESSFALLAKSCHDIDLIHHWAGARSCVKVSSFGSVSHFGKENKPSGAGNRCLDCSIEGDCPYSARKIYLDRVKQGHTGWPVSVICPSSFPDMESVTEALRTGPYGRCVYECDNNVCSNQVVNMEFEGGLTAAFSMVAFTEEICKRKTTIYGSRGELSCDGHEVRVFDFLTQRSTKHTAKSGAPRDFVSMSGHGEADYHLMDAFVSAVANNDPSLIRSGPEETLLSHLLVFEAERSRLESRVVYCGDIGQR
- the LOC115010486 gene encoding uncharacterized protein LOC115010486 isoform X4, producing MGQNSSQGARMTSPVRVIVVGAGSRGEIYSSFASIHPERLKVVGVADPRKFARTKLQRQHKIADENIFEDWHSIVEREKFADAVLICTPDRLHKEPMVAFAKKGYHVLLEKPMATTAEDCTAIVEACSQSGVMLSVGHVLRYDPVIHKIKELIDAGVIGDVMHIQHLEPVGFYHFAHSFVRGNWRNEAESSFALLAKSCHDIDLIHHWAGARSCVKVSSFGSVSHFGKENKPSGAGNRCLDCSIEGDCPYSARKIYLDRVKQGHTGWPVSVICPSSFPDMESVTEALRTGPYGRCVYECDNNVCSNQVVNMEFEGGLTAAFSMVAFTEEICKRKTTIYGSRVGLEGMCIEEKEMLQKKEASGKKIDQLLAHRSQGHST
- the taf10 gene encoding transcription initiation factor TFIID subunit 10 codes for the protein MNIDNVNQSVTTGVSSTTSSTSSNCIANDNATTNLSSIPSVTSNASSSAAMVTPSADSSVSNGVYVPGGITNGDVKPALPTMPLADFLMQLEEYTPTIPDAVTGYYLNRAGFEASDPRIIRLISLASQKFISDIANDALQYCKMKGTASGSSRSKTKDKKYTLTMEDLTPALTEYGVNVKKPYYFT